A segment of the Agarivorans albus genome:
GCTTCAAGAGAGGCTTCAACAATCACGTCGAAACACCATACTTTTCCGCCATCTTCTAATTCAGCTTCTTCGGCATCACTTACTTCAAAACCTGCTTTAAAAACGTCTACAGCAGCTTTTTCAAGCACTTTAAAGTCTTTACTAGCAATGTGATGCTCAATGGTATATTCGGCGTCAGGATCGCTGCCATCGGCCAACAACTCTTGAATAATCAGATCGGTTTCTTCTTGCCAATCACTGATAATTTGCTGCATGCTCATGCTTGCTCTCCCACCGCGGCTTGATTTAAATCGACTTGTTTTTTATGAACTTCTTGGTAATCGGCGGCTTCGCCACGCGCTTCCATGGTCAGCTCATAGATGCGTTGTTCCATAGTATCGTGCAACTGGCTAATTTCGGCACGTAAATTGTCTTTCCATTGGCTCACATCTAGTGGCTTGCCCACTTCTACAATCACTTTACCGTTATTCCAACGGTTCAGCTTTACTTGGCCGTGAGTAGACGAGCAGCAAATCGGTAACATTGGTACCTTAGCTTGCATGGCAAGATGAAAAGCGCCGGTTTTAAAGGCTTGTAAACCGCGACCGTAGCTACGTGTCCCCTCTGGGAACATCCATACCGAAAGATGGCGTTTATCGATGGCTTCGGCGGCTTGTTTAATCGTATCAGCGGCTTTACTTCGGCGATCACGGTCAATAAGAATGTTACCGGTGATCCAGTAAATTTGGCCAAAAAATGGAATTTTAGCCAAACTCTTTTTGCCTATCGACACCACACCTTTGCGCAAAGCAAAAGGTAAGGTGAACATATCGTAGCTGTTTTGATGGTTGGCGATCCACACTGCTTTATCGGGAATATCGTCGCTTAAATATCTAAGCTCCACTTCAATACCCACAAAGCGACCACATTTTGCGATAAGTACACCAATTTGATGCACTAAGTCGGGATGGCGAGGTCGCGTTAAACAGTACAAAATCACAAACGGAAATGCCGTCAGCATTACCAAGGCAATAAACAAAATTCGAATTACGGCTAACATGGCACCCCCATTAAAACAGCCCGCAGTATACGCGCTGTCATTTAGGTGAACAAGTGTAAGCTGAAAAACTTAATCTAAGCGTCATCTGTTGTTGGCTCGTCATTTTCTAAGGCAGTGGCCTCAATTTCAATGCCATCAACACGTTGCAAACCGCGCGGCAGTTTATTACCACGACGACCTCGCTCGCCACGGTAGTGATCTAAATCGCTTGGTTTTAGGGTAAGTTTGCGCTTACCGGCAAACAAGGTGACCGATGCATCGGCGGGCACCACTTGCAACAGGGTGACGTATTCTTCGCGATTCTTAACCCGCGCCGTTGGAATGCTTATTAGTTTATTCCCTTTACCTTTTGCCAGCTCTGGCAGGCTGGTAAGTGGGAAAACTAACATGCGCCCTTCGTTGGAAATAGCTAAGCAGCTATCGGTATCGTAACTGCGCACTTCAATCGGCGCGAGTACCTTGCTGCCCGCTGGCAGATTTAGGTAAGCCTTACCATTTTTGTTTTTGCTAAGCATGTCGGCATATTTGCCAATAAAGCCATAACCAGCATCCGAGGCAATTAAATAGCGCTGTTCATCATCGGCCATCACCACATGGCTAAACATTTCACCAGGTGCAGGATTAAAGCGCCCAGTTAAAGGCTCGCCCTGACTACGTGCAGACGGCAGAGTATGTGAGTCTAGTGCGTAACTTCGCCCTGCGGTATCAAAGAATACCGCTTGTTGGTTACTTCGCCCACTAGCACTGCCAAGGAAGCTATCGCCCGCTTTGTAGCTTAGGCCTTGCGCATCTACCTCGTGACCTTTAGCAGCTCTTGCCCAGCCTTTTTCCGATAAGACCACGGTAATGGCTTCGTTCGGCATGAGTTCTTTTTCGCTTAAGGCTTTAGCTTCTGAGCGTTCCACTAAAGGTGAACGACGCTCATCACCATAGGTTTCAGCATCGGCTATGAGTTCTTTCTTAAGCAATGTGCTCATGCGACGCTCACTGCCTAATAGCTTTTCAAGCTTATCGCGCTCTTCAGCAAGTTCGGCTTGTTCGCCGCGAATTTTAATTTCTTCAAGTTTGGCAAGTTGGCGTAACTTGATTTCAAGAATCGCTTCCGCTTGTTTATTAGATAAACCAAAGCGTTCCATTAAGGCGGCTTTAGGTTCATCTTCGGTACGAATTATTTCAATCACTTCATCGATATTAAGGAAGGCAATCAACAAGCCATCCAAAATATGTAAGCGTGCCAGCACTTTATCAAGGCGATACTGGAGGCGGCGGCGCACTACATCACGGCGGTAGCGCAACCACTCACTTAATATTTGCACTAAACCTTTCACTTGTGGGCGATTATCTAAGCCCAGCATGTTGAGGTTAACTCGGTAATTACGCTCCAGATCTGTAGAAGCAAACAGGTGATTCATCAGCTGATCAACATCTAC
Coding sequences within it:
- the parC gene encoding DNA topoisomerase IV subunit A, which translates into the protein MSDANELSLEGVERLSMSNFTEQAYLNYSMYVIMDRALPHIGDGLKPVQRRIIYAMSELGLSANAKYKKSARTVGDVLGKYHPHGDSACYEAMVLMAQPFSYRHPLVDGQGNWGAPDDPKSFAAMRYTEAKLSKFSEVLLSELGQGTCDWIPNFDGTMNEPKTLPARLPHILLNGVTGIAVGMATDIPPHNVKEVANACVHLLDNPKAQLEDLLEHVQAPDYPTEAEIITPAKDIRKIYETGRGSVKMRAVFHTEDGEVVITALPHQVSGAKVLEQVAAQMQAKKLPMVVDLRDESDHENPTRIVVVPRSNRVDVDQLMNHLFASTDLERNYRVNLNMLGLDNRPQVKGLVQILSEWLRYRRDVVRRRLQYRLDKVLARLHILDGLLIAFLNIDEVIEIIRTEDEPKAALMERFGLSNKQAEAILEIKLRQLAKLEEIKIRGEQAELAEERDKLEKLLGSERRMSTLLKKELIADAETYGDERRSPLVERSEAKALSEKELMPNEAITVVLSEKGWARAAKGHEVDAQGLSYKAGDSFLGSASGRSNQQAVFFDTAGRSYALDSHTLPSARSQGEPLTGRFNPAPGEMFSHVVMADDEQRYLIASDAGYGFIGKYADMLSKNKNGKAYLNLPAGSKVLAPIEVRSYDTDSCLAISNEGRMLVFPLTSLPELAKGKGNKLISIPTARVKNREEYVTLLQVVPADASVTLFAGKRKLTLKPSDLDHYRGERGRRGNKLPRGLQRVDGIEIEATALENDEPTTDDA
- the rraB gene encoding ribonuclease E inhibitor RraB, which produces MSMQQIISDWQEETDLIIQELLADGSDPDAEYTIEHHIASKDFKVLEKAAVDVFKAGFEVSDAEEAELEDGGKVWCFDVIVEASLEADGIKEDIETLAKIADKHKVIYDGWGTYFESGEADEQ
- a CDS encoding 1-acylglycerol-3-phosphate O-acyltransferase, translated to MLAVIRILFIALVMLTAFPFVILYCLTRPRHPDLVHQIGVLIAKCGRFVGIEVELRYLSDDIPDKAVWIANHQNSYDMFTLPFALRKGVVSIGKKSLAKIPFFGQIYWITGNILIDRDRRSKAADTIKQAAEAIDKRHLSVWMFPEGTRSYGRGLQAFKTGAFHLAMQAKVPMLPICCSSTHGQVKLNRWNNGKVIVEVGKPLDVSQWKDNLRAEISQLHDTMEQRIYELTMEARGEAADYQEVHKKQVDLNQAAVGEQA